A single genomic interval of Hafnia alvei harbors:
- the malI gene encoding Mal regulon transcriptional regulator MalI, whose translation MNPKKITITDVAQHAGVSVTTVSLVLSGKGRISDKTCHRVNSAIETLGYVRNQQAAMLRGSVSNVIGLIVSDISEPFYAEVAAGISEILEAQGKVLFLTQCGKNGLHLARCLDSLSGYGVDGIIVGSGRFLSDEMKQKARDMHLPLVCAARASEFDDIDVIRPDNSQAAKMATEYLIKHGHRQIAYLGGESSSLTRAERLGGFCGTLIQYGLPFKSEWVVECDCKQQEAAEATKKLLNHHPKITAILCHKASIAMGAYFGVIGMGNSVGKDENESYYSRQVALIGFGDVPEAELTDPPLTFISSSAREIGYSAANRMLQRIDAPDEQVQHIILPPKLIARGSA comes from the coding sequence ATGAACCCGAAAAAGATCACCATAACCGACGTGGCGCAGCATGCAGGCGTATCAGTCACTACCGTTTCTCTGGTCCTTAGCGGCAAGGGGCGTATTTCTGATAAAACCTGCCATCGTGTTAACTCGGCGATTGAAACCCTTGGTTATGTCCGCAACCAACAGGCAGCGATGCTGCGCGGAAGCGTGTCTAACGTGATCGGGCTTATCGTTAGTGATATTAGCGAGCCGTTTTATGCTGAAGTCGCGGCAGGAATTAGCGAAATTCTGGAAGCGCAGGGCAAGGTGTTATTTCTTACCCAGTGTGGAAAAAATGGGCTGCATCTCGCTCGTTGCCTCGATAGCCTGAGCGGTTATGGTGTTGATGGCATTATTGTTGGCAGCGGACGTTTTCTTAGCGATGAGATGAAACAAAAAGCGCGAGATATGCATTTGCCGCTGGTATGCGCCGCCCGAGCCAGCGAATTTGATGATATCGACGTTATTCGCCCTGATAACTCGCAGGCAGCAAAGATGGCGACGGAATATCTGATCAAGCATGGTCATCGCCAGATTGCTTATCTGGGCGGTGAAAGTAGTTCGCTTACCCGTGCTGAACGCTTAGGTGGGTTTTGCGGAACCTTGATCCAATATGGTCTGCCGTTCAAATCGGAATGGGTCGTCGAGTGCGACTGTAAGCAACAAGAGGCGGCTGAAGCCACCAAAAAACTGCTCAATCATCACCCGAAGATAACGGCTATCTTGTGCCATAAGGCGTCTATTGCCATGGGCGCTTATTTTGGCGTAATCGGCATGGGCAATAGCGTGGGTAAAGACGAAAACGAAAGCTACTATTCGCGTCAGGTGGCATTAATAGGTTTTGGGGATGTGCCTGAAGCGGAGCTGACCGACCCTCCGCTAACTTTTATCAGTAGCTCTGCGCGTGAAATTGGCTATAGCGCGGCGAACCGGATGCTACAGCGCATTGATGCGCCGGATGAACAAGTCCAACATATTATTTTGCCACCAAAGCTGATTGCCAGAGGCTCGGCGTAA
- the malX gene encoding maltose/glucose-specific PTS transporter subunit IIBC: MPSPTKQKITLWEFFQSLGKTFMLPVALLSFCGIMLGIGSSLSSRDVLTLLPVLDHTPLQLLFTWMSKIGSFGFSFLPVMFAVAIPLGMARDNKGVAAFAGFVGFTVFNLATNFYLTTKGILPSVDPLVLKANNIQTVLGIQSIDTGILGAIIVGIVVFLLHERFSTIRLPDALSFFGGTRFVPIITLLVLGLLGLLVPLIWPWFAMGINGLGRLIHSAGAFGPMIFGTGERLLLPFGLQHILVAIIRFTEAGGTMDVCGHSVSGALTIFQAQLSCPTTHGFSESATQFLSQGKMPAFLGGLPGAALAMYHCARPENRHKIKGLLISGVVACVVGGTTEPLEFLFLFVAPFLYLIHAILTGLGFTIMSVLGVTIGNTDGNIIDFVVFGVLHGLQTKWYMVPVVAAVWFVAYYAIFRFAITRFNIKTPGRDIDNSTTSEKSAKAASASKSGYDTPGILVALGGADNIVSLDNCITRLRLSVKDMKLIDDATLKNLRAIGVVHVNEHNLQVVIGPQVQSVKDELDYLIAQPSV; encoded by the coding sequence ATGCCCAGCCCGACCAAACAAAAAATTACGCTATGGGAGTTTTTCCAAAGCCTTGGTAAGACCTTTATGCTGCCCGTGGCGCTGCTCTCTTTCTGCGGCATTATGCTGGGAATTGGTAGCTCGCTGAGCAGCCGCGATGTTTTAACGTTGCTGCCAGTACTGGATCATACCCCGCTTCAGCTGCTGTTTACTTGGATGAGCAAAATCGGCTCCTTCGGCTTTAGCTTCCTGCCGGTGATGTTCGCCGTTGCTATCCCGCTGGGTATGGCGCGCGATAACAAAGGCGTCGCTGCATTTGCGGGTTTTGTAGGTTTTACCGTATTTAATCTGGCCACTAACTTCTATCTGACGACCAAAGGGATTTTGCCTAGCGTTGATCCTCTGGTGCTGAAAGCCAATAACATTCAAACCGTGCTGGGTATTCAGTCTATTGATACCGGTATTTTGGGTGCGATTATCGTCGGGATTGTGGTGTTCTTGCTGCACGAACGCTTTAGCACTATTCGCCTCCCTGATGCGCTTTCATTCTTCGGCGGTACCCGTTTCGTTCCAATTATCACGCTGCTGGTTTTAGGCCTGCTGGGTCTGCTGGTTCCATTGATCTGGCCGTGGTTCGCTATGGGCATTAATGGTCTTGGTCGCCTTATCCATAGCGCTGGCGCATTTGGTCCGATGATCTTCGGTACCGGCGAGCGTCTGCTGTTACCGTTTGGTTTGCAGCACATTCTGGTTGCCATTATTCGCTTCACCGAAGCAGGCGGCACCATGGACGTTTGTGGTCACTCCGTTAGCGGTGCATTGACCATCTTCCAAGCTCAGCTTTCTTGCCCAACCACTCACGGTTTCTCTGAAAGCGCAACGCAGTTCCTGTCTCAGGGCAAAATGCCTGCCTTCTTGGGCGGTTTACCGGGTGCAGCTCTAGCGATGTACCACTGTGCGCGTCCTGAGAACCGTCATAAAATTAAAGGCCTGCTGATTTCTGGCGTGGTTGCCTGTGTTGTTGGAGGTACCACTGAGCCGCTCGAATTCCTGTTCCTGTTTGTCGCGCCGTTCTTGTATCTGATCCACGCTATTCTGACTGGCTTGGGCTTCACCATCATGTCCGTACTCGGCGTGACTATCGGTAACACCGACGGCAACATCATCGATTTCGTGGTCTTTGGTGTTCTGCACGGTCTGCAAACCAAATGGTATATGGTTCCTGTGGTGGCCGCGGTGTGGTTCGTTGCCTACTACGCAATCTTCCGTTTCGCTATCACTCGCTTCAATATCAAAACGCCGGGACGTGATATCGATAACAGCACCACCAGCGAAAAATCCGCGAAGGCGGCCTCTGCAAGCAAATCGGGCTATGACACCCCGGGGATTCTGGTTGCACTGGGCGGCGCGGATAATATCGTGTCACTCGACAACTGTATTACCCGTCTGCGTCTCTCGGTGAAAGACATGAAGCTGATTGACGATGCCACGCTGAAAAACCTGCGAGCGATTGGCGTGGTGCATGTGAATGAACATAATTTACAGGTTGTCATTGGGCCACAGGTACAGTCGGTGAAAGATGAATTAGACTACCTAATAGCTCAGCCAAGCGTATAA
- a CDS encoding bile acid:sodium symporter family protein, whose amino-acid sequence MSWLQRLRIDKFLLVLICVVILASLFPCEGIYKTIFEHLTTAAIALLFFMHGAKLSREAIVSGMGHWKLHLVVFLSTFALFPLLGLALNVVVPNLLSPALYLGFLYLCALPATVQSAIAYTSMAGGNVAAAICSASASSILGVFLSPLLVGLLMHTQGGETDTLHAIGAIILQLMVPFVVGHLSRPLIAKWVERHRKLINITDRSSILLVVYTAFSAAVIEGIWHQIDVWSLLSIVVFSTVLLAIVLVINTFAARWLGFNTADEITIVFCGSKKSLANGIPMANVLFPASAVGMMVLPLMIFHQIQLMVCAVLAQRYVNRGKKVAEGRVEE is encoded by the coding sequence ATGTCTTGGCTGCAACGTTTGCGTATTGATAAGTTTTTACTGGTTCTGATTTGCGTGGTGATTCTGGCGTCGTTATTCCCTTGTGAAGGGATTTACAAAACGATCTTTGAACATCTCACCACTGCGGCGATTGCGTTGCTGTTTTTTATGCACGGCGCCAAACTTTCACGTGAAGCCATTGTTTCTGGCATGGGTCATTGGAAGCTGCATTTAGTCGTCTTTCTCAGCACCTTTGCGCTTTTCCCTCTACTAGGGTTAGCGCTCAACGTGGTGGTGCCTAATCTTTTGAGCCCTGCGCTCTACCTTGGTTTCCTTTATTTATGCGCATTGCCTGCAACCGTTCAGTCGGCGATTGCTTATACCTCAATGGCGGGGGGAAACGTCGCCGCCGCAATTTGTAGCGCATCGGCGTCTAGCATTCTTGGCGTGTTCCTTTCGCCACTGCTGGTGGGACTGTTGATGCATACGCAGGGTGGTGAAACCGATACGCTGCACGCAATTGGCGCAATTATCCTACAGCTGATGGTTCCGTTTGTGGTGGGGCATTTATCTCGTCCTCTCATTGCCAAATGGGTCGAACGTCACCGTAAGCTGATTAATATCACTGACCGATCTTCGATTTTGTTAGTGGTCTATACCGCATTCAGCGCAGCCGTTATTGAAGGAATTTGGCACCAGATTGACGTCTGGTCACTGTTGTCTATCGTTGTCTTCTCCACCGTGCTGCTAGCGATTGTGCTGGTCATTAACACCTTTGCGGCTCGTTGGCTAGGGTTTAACACCGCAGATGAAATCACTATTGTATTTTGTGGCTCTAAAAAGAGCTTGGCGAACGGGATCCCGATGGCAAACGTACTTTTCCCAGCCTCCGCGGTGGGTATGATGGTTTTGCCATTGATGATTTTCCACCAAATCCAGCTGATGGTATGTGCGGTTTTGGCGCAAAGATATGTGAATCGAGGGAAGAAGGTGGCTGAGGGGCGGGTGGAGGAATAG
- a CDS encoding YdgA family protein: MKKSAVAVAVIVVLGAAWTGASWYTGKLIEQRMTTEVENVNSQINNYFPKAGLKLSYEDYNRHLFSTDVRYILQNDPTFKGEPSLKAGEQIVLKETITHGPFPLAQLKNFNFVPSMASVHTELENTPAVKALFDATKGKSLIDADTRIAYNGDTQSKVTLIPVDYAKDKISVKFDGAVINADVAKDLSTLKFDMNSDNVVISAPNEMSQQEQITLQGFTMESDSHRGKFDLNIGSQKMNAKHLSVSVDGKESAVLDGFKLDANVGEDDKNLNGVLNYTLDALKISGKDFGQGALTLKFNGVDGKGLKTFTSQYNDFINRQLAQGDDVDPDIYQQELAALVEKNMPALLAGNPTLNIQPLSWKTSQGESQFSLDLNLANPQPQTETTSEPLMLQSIKKLDAKLAISMPMATQLASQAAELEGYNAEEATRLAGQQVQGISAMGQMFKLTTQKDNVISSSFSYADGQVDLNGTKMPLAQFVGLFGILGGMQDQSEAPAGN; the protein is encoded by the coding sequence ATGAAAAAATCAGCTGTCGCGGTTGCGGTCATTGTGGTGTTAGGCGCAGCCTGGACCGGAGCCTCTTGGTATACCGGAAAGCTCATTGAGCAACGAATGACGACTGAGGTTGAGAACGTCAATAGCCAGATCAACAATTACTTCCCTAAAGCGGGGCTAAAGCTCAGCTACGAAGACTACAACCGCCATCTGTTCTCGACCGATGTTCGCTATATTCTGCAAAATGACCCGACCTTCAAAGGCGAACCAAGTCTTAAAGCCGGTGAGCAAATTGTACTGAAAGAAACCATTACCCACGGGCCATTCCCGCTCGCACAGCTCAAGAACTTCAACTTTGTGCCGAGTATGGCATCCGTACATACCGAATTAGAAAACACGCCAGCGGTAAAAGCGTTATTTGATGCCACTAAGGGCAAATCGCTGATCGATGCGGATACCCGTATCGCCTATAACGGTGATACACAGTCGAAAGTTACACTGATCCCTGTCGACTACGCGAAAGACAAAATTTCGGTGAAATTTGACGGCGCAGTGATTAACGCCGACGTTGCCAAAGATCTTTCCACGCTGAAATTCGACATGAACAGCGATAACGTGGTGATTTCCGCACCAAATGAAATGAGCCAGCAAGAGCAAATCACCCTGCAAGGCTTCACTATGGAAAGCGACAGCCATCGCGGCAAGTTTGACCTGAATATCGGCTCGCAGAAAATGAATGCCAAGCATCTATCGGTGTCTGTTGATGGCAAAGAATCTGCCGTGCTTGATGGCTTCAAGCTAGACGCGAACGTCGGCGAAGATGATAAAAACCTTAATGGCGTGCTGAACTACACGCTTGATGCGCTAAAAATCAGCGGTAAAGACTTCGGTCAGGGGGCGTTAACGCTGAAATTTAACGGCGTTGATGGGAAAGGATTGAAAACCTTCACCTCGCAGTACAATGATTTTATCAATCGCCAACTGGCGCAGGGCGACGACGTCGATCCTGATATCTATCAGCAAGAGTTAGCGGCGCTGGTTGAAAAGAATATGCCTGCCCTACTCGCCGGCAACCCAACGCTGAATATTCAACCGCTGAGCTGGAAAACTTCTCAGGGTGAAAGCCAGTTTAGTCTCGATCTCAACCTTGCTAATCCTCAGCCACAGACAGAAACCACCAGCGAGCCGTTGATGTTGCAGTCAATCAAAAAATTGGATGCAAAACTGGCGATCTCCATGCCAATGGCAACCCAGTTAGCCTCTCAGGCTGCCGAGCTGGAAGGCTATAATGCTGAAGAAGCCACGCGCTTGGCAGGACAGCAAGTCCAAGGCATTTCAGCCATGGGCCAGATGTTTAAACTGACAACGCAAAAAGACAACGTGATTTCGAGCAGCTTCAGCTATGCCGATGGTCAGGTTGATTTGAATGGCACCAAAATGCCGCTGGCTCAGTTTGTTGGCCTGTTTGGGATTTTAGGTGGTATGCAGGATCAGAGCGAAGCCCCTGCGGGGAATTGA
- a CDS encoding DUF1778 domain-containing protein gives MSALKKQRIDLRLTDEDKNAIEEAAAMSNQTITQFMLTSASERAAEVIEQHRRLILSDESWNLVMDAISNPPAPNDRLKRAAKRLQSME, from the coding sequence ATGTCTGCATTAAAAAAACAGCGTATCGATCTTCGATTAACTGATGAAGATAAAAACGCAATTGAAGAAGCTGCGGCTATGTCCAACCAAACTATCACGCAGTTTATGCTTACCAGCGCTTCTGAACGCGCTGCGGAAGTTATCGAGCAACACCGTCGTCTGATCCTCAGCGATGAATCATGGAATCTGGTGATGGACGCCATCAGTAACCCTCCAGCGCCAAACGATAGACTTAAACGAGCAGCCAAACGTCTACAGAGCATGGAGTAA
- the manA gene encoding mannose-6-phosphate isomerase → MQKMINAVQNYAWGSHDALSKLYGFSNPDNKPMAELWMGAHPLSSSKVLDKKGNKVSLRDEIAKDLTGNLGSAVAKRFGELPFLFKVLCAAQPLSIQVHPSKHAAEEGFAREESAGIAINAANRNYKDPNHKPELVYALTPFKAMNGFREFAEIAQLLQPVATAHPDIAKFIQSPDAQHLSVLFGNLLSMSGELKTQALSVLAEALNHQQGPAWDAVRGIARFYPDDSGLFSPLLLNTVELEPGQSMFLYAETPHAYLDGVGLEIMANSDNVLRAGLTPKYIDVPELLANVKFIAKPANTLLTTPVVNEHETRFPIPVEDFAFAVHTLTETPQPLAQESAAILFCVTGEATLVKGEQRIVLVPGESCYLPASESPVQVQGHGQLARVFNEL, encoded by the coding sequence ATGCAAAAAATGATTAATGCCGTACAGAACTATGCTTGGGGCAGTCACGATGCGCTGAGCAAGCTGTATGGCTTCTCGAATCCAGACAACAAACCGATGGCTGAACTGTGGATGGGGGCTCATCCGCTCAGCAGCTCTAAAGTGTTGGATAAAAAAGGCAATAAGGTGTCATTACGCGATGAGATCGCCAAAGATCTGACGGGAAACCTAGGCAGCGCCGTCGCGAAGCGTTTTGGAGAACTGCCATTCTTATTCAAAGTCCTGTGCGCAGCACAGCCGCTGTCGATTCAAGTCCATCCAAGCAAACATGCTGCAGAGGAAGGTTTTGCGCGCGAGGAATCCGCAGGTATTGCGATCAACGCTGCAAATCGTAATTACAAAGATCCTAACCATAAACCCGAGCTGGTTTATGCGTTAACGCCTTTCAAAGCCATGAATGGATTTCGCGAATTCGCCGAAATTGCTCAGTTATTACAACCCGTAGCCACTGCGCATCCTGACATTGCGAAATTTATTCAGTCTCCAGACGCGCAGCATTTATCCGTACTATTTGGCAATTTGCTGAGCATGTCCGGTGAATTAAAAACACAGGCCTTAAGCGTGCTGGCCGAGGCGCTAAACCACCAGCAAGGGCCTGCATGGGACGCCGTACGCGGTATTGCTCGTTTCTATCCAGACGACAGTGGTCTCTTCTCGCCGTTGCTGCTCAATACCGTTGAGCTTGAACCAGGCCAAAGTATGTTCCTGTATGCAGAAACTCCGCACGCGTATCTGGATGGCGTCGGCTTGGAAATCATGGCGAACTCCGACAACGTGCTGCGTGCGGGCCTAACGCCAAAATACATCGATGTGCCAGAGCTATTAGCCAATGTGAAGTTTATTGCTAAGCCGGCTAACACGTTGCTGACCACTCCTGTTGTGAACGAACACGAAACTCGCTTCCCTATTCCGGTGGAAGACTTTGCCTTTGCCGTGCATACCCTGACCGAGACGCCACAGCCATTAGCGCAAGAAAGTGCGGCGATTTTGTTCTGTGTTACCGGTGAGGCCACGTTGGTCAAAGGCGAGCAGCGTATCGTGCTGGTTCCCGGCGAATCCTGTTATCTGCCCGCCAGTGAGTCACCGGTACAGGTGCAAGGCCATGGCCAATTAGCGCGCGTATTTAACGAACTCTGA
- a CDS encoding MalY/PatB family protein: MFDFSKTVDRHGTWCTQWDYIGDRFGVNDLLPFTISDMDFATAPCITQALEKRIAHGVLGYSRWQHEDFLGALRHWYAKRFNSAIDTDTAVYGPSVIYMVAQFIRLWTQPGECVVTHTPAYDAFYKVVLGNQRQLLACPMKQSEGEWFCDMAHLEALLARPQTKVLLLCSPQNPTGKVWTRAELETMAELCERHDVKVISDEIHMDMTWGDRQHLPWNEVGKTPWALLTSASKSFNIPALTGAYGFINDPATRDAYFLQLKSKDGLSSPAVLAVAAHIAAYREGQPWLDELRAYLQANLEYVATELNQAFPQLAWKIPQATYLAWIDLRVLGVDDQELQRVLIDEEKVAIMPGFTYGEEGRGFVRLNVGCPRSKVELGVQKLISALKKLVK, translated from the coding sequence ATGTTTGATTTTTCTAAAACTGTTGACCGTCACGGCACGTGGTGTACCCAGTGGGATTATATCGGCGATCGTTTTGGTGTTAACGATCTACTGCCTTTCACCATTTCCGACATGGATTTTGCGACTGCCCCATGCATTACGCAGGCACTGGAAAAACGCATTGCACACGGCGTGCTCGGCTACAGTCGCTGGCAGCACGAAGATTTCCTCGGCGCACTGCGTCATTGGTACGCTAAGCGTTTTAACAGCGCCATAGACACCGATACAGCTGTTTATGGCCCCTCCGTGATCTATATGGTGGCACAGTTCATTCGCCTGTGGACTCAACCCGGTGAATGCGTTGTTACTCATACACCCGCCTACGATGCTTTCTACAAAGTCGTGCTTGGCAATCAGCGTCAATTGCTAGCCTGCCCGATGAAGCAGTCTGAGGGGGAATGGTTCTGCGACATGGCTCATTTGGAAGCGCTACTGGCTCGTCCGCAGACCAAAGTACTGCTGTTATGCAGCCCGCAAAACCCAACGGGTAAAGTCTGGACACGTGCGGAACTTGAAACCATGGCTGAGCTGTGTGAGCGCCATGACGTGAAAGTTATCAGTGATGAAATTCACATGGATATGACGTGGGGCGATCGCCAGCATCTGCCGTGGAATGAAGTGGGCAAAACACCGTGGGCATTGCTGACCTCCGCCTCAAAATCCTTCAATATCCCTGCGTTAACCGGCGCCTATGGTTTTATTAACGATCCAGCCACTCGCGACGCTTATTTCTTGCAGCTTAAAAGCAAAGATGGTCTTTCGTCTCCGGCAGTGCTTGCGGTTGCGGCGCATATCGCCGCCTACCGAGAAGGTCAGCCGTGGCTAGATGAACTGCGCGCTTATTTGCAGGCCAATCTGGAATACGTTGCCACCGAACTTAACCAAGCCTTCCCACAATTGGCATGGAAAATCCCGCAGGCCACCTATTTAGCCTGGATAGACCTGCGTGTCCTGGGCGTGGATGACCAAGAGCTACAGCGCGTACTCATCGATGAGGAAAAAGTGGCGATTATGCCCGGCTTTACCTACGGTGAAGAAGGCCGCGGTTTTGTTCGCCTTAACGTTGGCTGCCCACGCAGCAAGGTTGAATTAGGTGTGCAAAAACTGATTTCTGCTTTAAAAAAGTTAGTTAAGTAG
- the fumC gene encoding class II fumarate hydratase: MTAMRVERDSMGDIDVPQARLWGAQTQRSLEHFRISVEKMPQALIDALALVKKAAAQVNLDLDLLSEDKADAIMQAAQEVIDGFRYQEFPLAVWQTGSGTQSNMNMNEVLANRASELLGGERGNERKVHPNDDVNKSQSSNDVFPTAMHVAAVQAIRLQLLPQIDVLVQTLQDKSAQFDDIVKIGRTHLQDATPLTLGQEISGWVAMLMHSKKHIEHSLAHLYELALGGTAVGTGLNTHPEYAVRVAKTIAQLSGSDFISAPNKFEALASCDALVQSHGALKGLAASMMKIANDVRWLASGPRCGIGEILIPENEPGSSIMPGKVNPTQCEAVTMLCAQVMGNDVAINIGGASGNFELNVFRPLVIHNYLQSIRLLADGIESFNEHCARGIEPNRPRINQLLNESLMLVTALNIHIGYDKAAEIAKKAHHEGLTLKESALLLGYVTESQFDEWVKPQDMVGSRVKA; this comes from the coding sequence ATGACAGCTATGCGTGTTGAAAGAGACTCTATGGGCGATATTGATGTTCCTCAAGCGCGACTGTGGGGCGCGCAAACGCAACGTTCTTTGGAGCATTTTCGTATTTCGGTGGAAAAAATGCCGCAGGCGCTCATTGATGCTTTGGCATTGGTAAAGAAAGCCGCCGCGCAGGTTAATCTCGATCTTGACCTGCTGAGTGAAGATAAAGCCGATGCTATTATGCAGGCGGCTCAAGAGGTTATAGATGGTTTTCGTTATCAGGAGTTTCCGTTGGCCGTATGGCAAACCGGATCGGGAACTCAAAGTAACATGAATATGAATGAAGTTTTGGCGAATCGCGCCAGTGAATTACTTGGCGGCGAACGTGGAAATGAACGTAAAGTTCATCCTAATGATGATGTCAATAAAAGCCAAAGCTCAAACGATGTTTTCCCCACGGCGATGCATGTTGCCGCCGTGCAAGCTATTCGCCTCCAACTTCTGCCGCAAATAGACGTTTTGGTACAAACTCTACAAGATAAATCAGCGCAATTTGACGACATAGTCAAAATTGGACGCACGCATTTACAGGATGCGACGCCGCTAACGTTAGGCCAAGAAATCTCTGGCTGGGTCGCTATGCTGATGCACAGTAAAAAGCATATTGAACATAGTTTGGCGCATCTTTATGAATTAGCGCTGGGGGGAACGGCGGTAGGAACGGGGCTGAATACCCATCCTGAATATGCGGTCCGCGTGGCTAAAACAATCGCGCAATTGAGCGGTAGCGATTTTATCTCGGCGCCGAATAAGTTCGAAGCCTTAGCCAGCTGTGACGCTCTGGTTCAATCCCATGGCGCTTTAAAAGGACTCGCTGCATCAATGATGAAAATTGCTAACGATGTAAGATGGTTAGCATCCGGCCCGCGCTGTGGGATCGGGGAGATTCTTATTCCTGAAAATGAACCTGGCAGCTCAATTATGCCGGGTAAAGTTAATCCGACGCAGTGTGAAGCGGTAACCATGCTTTGTGCTCAGGTAATGGGCAACGATGTGGCGATCAATATTGGCGGCGCGTCAGGTAATTTTGAACTGAATGTTTTCCGCCCATTAGTTATTCATAACTATTTACAGTCAATACGCCTACTGGCCGATGGTATTGAGAGTTTCAATGAGCACTGTGCGCGCGGCATTGAACCCAACCGTCCTCGAATCAATCAGCTATTAAACGAATCACTTATGTTAGTGACCGCGCTTAATATCCATATTGGTTATGATAAGGCCGCCGAAATTGCCAAAAAGGCTCATCACGAAGGGTTAACGCTAAAAGAGTCGGCATTGCTTTTAGGTTATGTCACTGAATCGCAGTTTGATGAATGGGTGAAGCCGCAAGATATGGTGGGGAGTCGCGTTAAAGCGTGA
- a CDS encoding GNAT family N-acetyltransferase, which produces MAELAIEIFSSEAEYDFSGFDCGEESLNVFLSDHLARQHNARILRGYVLITQTPKPKVVGYYTLSGSCFEKETLPSNTQKRKVPYVNVPSITLGRLAIQKELHGQEWGTALVTHAMQVVYRASLAVGVHGMFVDALNDKAKQFYLKLGFIALTGNNANSLFYPTKSIEKLFEEQ; this is translated from the coding sequence ATGGCTGAGTTAGCGATTGAGATTTTTTCCAGTGAGGCCGAATACGATTTCTCTGGCTTTGACTGCGGCGAAGAATCTCTGAATGTTTTTCTTAGCGATCATCTTGCGCGCCAGCATAATGCACGAATTTTACGTGGCTATGTGCTCATAACCCAAACGCCAAAACCCAAAGTAGTTGGCTATTACACGCTATCTGGCAGTTGCTTCGAGAAGGAAACGCTTCCATCCAATACACAGAAACGCAAAGTACCTTACGTTAACGTGCCCAGTATCACTCTAGGGCGTCTAGCGATTCAAAAAGAGCTGCATGGACAAGAGTGGGGAACGGCGCTGGTTACTCACGCGATGCAAGTCGTTTATCGAGCATCGCTAGCCGTGGGTGTTCATGGCATGTTTGTCGATGCACTCAATGATAAAGCGAAGCAGTTCTACCTGAAACTTGGGTTTATTGCTCTTACAGGCAATAACGCAAACTCGCTTTTCTACCCAACCAAATCCATCGAAAAGTTGTTCGAAGAACAATAA